One genomic region from Enoplosus armatus isolate fEnoArm2 chromosome 17, fEnoArm2.hap1, whole genome shotgun sequence encodes:
- the polr3h gene encoding DNA-directed RNA polymerase III subunit RPC8 isoform X1 translates to MFVLVEMVDTVRIPPWNFQRQLNEAIAEELNKKLANKVVYNVGLCICLYDITKLEDSYIFPGDGASHTKVHFRYVVFHPFLDEILVGKIKYCSQEGVHVTMGFFDDILIPPESLQQPTKFDEAEQVWLWEYETDEGAHDLYMDQGEEIRFRVTDEVFLDTSPTGPAAAATDASAQPGQSTAPPAAVSVEKKEAPYTLIGTICEPGLGLLSWWNS, encoded by the exons ATGTTCGTGTTGGTGGAGATGGTCGACACTGTCAGGATCCCTCCGTGGAACTTCCAGAGACAACTCAACGAGGCCATAGCTGAGGAGCTGAACAAGAAACTGGCcaacaag GTGGTCTACAATGTCGGCCTGTGCATCTGCTTATACGACATCACTAAACTGGAGGACTCCTATATATTCCCAGGGGACGGAGCCTCACACACCAAag TTCATTTCAGGTATGTCGTTTTTCACCCCTTTCTCGATGAGATCCTGGTTGGCAAGATCAAGTACTGCAGTCAAGAGGGAGTTCATG TGACGATGGGCTTCTTTGATGACATCCTCATTCCACCAGAGTCACTTCAACAGCCTACAAAATT TGATGAAGCAGAGCAAGTTTGGCTTTGGGAATATGAGACGGACGAGGGGGCCCATGACCTCTACATGGACCAAGGAGAGGAGATCCGTTTTCGGGTGACAGATGAAGTCTTTCTGGACACGTCGCCAACGGGCCCGGCCGCTGCAGCGACGGACGCATCGGCACAACCGGGACAGTCGACGGCGCCGCCTGCAGCGGTGAGCGTGGAGAAGAAAGAGGCACCCTACACTCTGATT
- the polr3h gene encoding DNA-directed RNA polymerase III subunit RPC8 isoform X2 gives MFVLVEMVDTVRIPPWNFQRQLNEAIAEELNKKLANKVVYNVGLCICLYDITKLEDSYIFPGDGASHTKVTMGFFDDILIPPESLQQPTKFDEAEQVWLWEYETDEGAHDLYMDQGEEIRFRVTDEVFLDTSPTGPAAAATDASAQPGQSTAPPAAVSVEKKEAPYTLIGTICEPGLGLLSWWNS, from the exons ATGTTCGTGTTGGTGGAGATGGTCGACACTGTCAGGATCCCTCCGTGGAACTTCCAGAGACAACTCAACGAGGCCATAGCTGAGGAGCTGAACAAGAAACTGGCcaacaag GTGGTCTACAATGTCGGCCTGTGCATCTGCTTATACGACATCACTAAACTGGAGGACTCCTATATATTCCCAGGGGACGGAGCCTCACACACCAAag TGACGATGGGCTTCTTTGATGACATCCTCATTCCACCAGAGTCACTTCAACAGCCTACAAAATT TGATGAAGCAGAGCAAGTTTGGCTTTGGGAATATGAGACGGACGAGGGGGCCCATGACCTCTACATGGACCAAGGAGAGGAGATCCGTTTTCGGGTGACAGATGAAGTCTTTCTGGACACGTCGCCAACGGGCCCGGCCGCTGCAGCGACGGACGCATCGGCACAACCGGGACAGTCGACGGCGCCGCCTGCAGCGGTGAGCGTGGAGAAGAAAGAGGCACCCTACACTCTGATT